One part of the Pannonibacter sp. XCT-53 genome encodes these proteins:
- a CDS encoding thiamine pyrophosphate-binding protein yields MAQKTGGQLLVEALEIHGAERVFCVPGESYLAVLDALHDARIPITICRQEGGAAMMAEAHGKLTGRPGICMVTRGPGATNASAGVHVAAQDSTPMILFIGQIERGMREREAFQEVDYRQMFGGIAKWVAEIDHAERVPEFISRAYYVATSGRPGPVVLALPEDMLVDLAEVSQPQPWRQVETHPGLTQMADLQKRLWAAERPIAILGGSRWTEEAVAAFTRFAERFDLPVACSFRRQMLFDNLHPNYAGDVGIGANPKLLARIKASDLILLVGGRLSEMPSQSYSLLSIPEPAQQLVHVHPDPEELGRVYRASLPINAAPTGFCKAVEGLQPPTAPKNAGQAAAAHADYLAWSGARPQTPGALQMAGVMEHIEAEMAADTIFTNGAGNYATWLHRFHRFRRFATQAAPTSGSMGYGLPGAIAAKLAFPERDVICFAGDGCFQMTLQELGTAVQDNAAVIVLVIDNGMYGTIRMHQERHYPGRPSGTKLVNPDFAALARSYGAHGETVRETAEFGPALARAKASGKPAVLHLLLDPEALTPAASLSEIRAAAEAAKA; encoded by the coding sequence ATGGCGCAGAAGACAGGCGGGCAGCTCCTCGTTGAGGCCCTTGAAATCCACGGCGCGGAGCGCGTGTTCTGCGTGCCGGGCGAAAGCTATCTCGCCGTTCTCGACGCCCTGCATGACGCGCGCATTCCCATCACGATCTGCCGTCAGGAAGGCGGCGCGGCGATGATGGCGGAAGCGCATGGCAAGCTGACCGGCCGTCCCGGCATCTGCATGGTGACGCGGGGCCCGGGCGCCACCAACGCCTCCGCCGGCGTGCATGTGGCGGCACAGGACTCGACGCCGATGATCCTGTTCATCGGCCAGATCGAGCGCGGCATGCGCGAGCGCGAGGCCTTCCAGGAAGTCGACTACCGGCAGATGTTCGGCGGCATTGCCAAGTGGGTGGCCGAGATCGACCACGCCGAGCGCGTGCCGGAGTTCATCTCCCGCGCCTATTATGTCGCCACCTCCGGCCGGCCGGGTCCGGTGGTGCTGGCGCTGCCGGAAGACATGCTGGTGGACCTTGCCGAGGTGAGCCAGCCGCAGCCCTGGCGGCAGGTGGAGACCCACCCGGGCCTGACCCAGATGGCCGACCTGCAGAAGCGCCTGTGGGCAGCCGAACGCCCGATCGCCATTCTGGGCGGCAGCCGCTGGACCGAGGAGGCGGTGGCCGCCTTCACCCGCTTTGCCGAGCGCTTCGACCTGCCGGTCGCCTGTTCCTTCCGCCGGCAGATGCTGTTCGACAACCTGCATCCGAACTACGCCGGCGATGTCGGCATCGGCGCCAATCCGAAGCTGCTGGCACGCATCAAGGCCAGCGACCTGATCCTGCTCGTCGGTGGCCGCCTGTCCGAGATGCCGAGCCAGTCCTATTCGCTGCTGTCGATCCCCGAGCCGGCGCAGCAGCTGGTGCATGTGCATCCGGACCCAGAGGAACTTGGCCGCGTTTATCGCGCCAGCCTGCCGATCAATGCCGCGCCGACCGGCTTCTGCAAGGCCGTCGAGGGGCTGCAGCCGCCGACCGCACCGAAGAACGCCGGACAGGCTGCCGCGGCCCATGCCGACTATCTGGCCTGGTCCGGCGCACGGCCGCAGACGCCGGGCGCGCTGCAGATGGCCGGCGTGATGGAGCACATCGAGGCCGAGATGGCCGCGGACACGATCTTCACCAATGGTGCCGGCAACTATGCCACCTGGCTGCACCGGTTCCACCGTTTCCGCCGCTTCGCCACGCAGGCCGCACCCACGTCCGGCTCGATGGGCTATGGCCTGCCCGGCGCCATTGCCGCCAAGCTCGCCTTCCCGGAGCGCGACGTCATCTGCTTTGCCGGCGACGGCTGCTTCCAGATGACCCTGCAGGAGCTGGGCACGGCCGTGCAGGACAATGCGGCCGTGATCGTGCTGGTCATCGACAACGGCATGTATGGCACCATCCGCATGCACCAGGAGCGGCATTATCCCGGCCGCCCCTCCGGCACGAAGCTGGTCAATCCGGATTTCGCCGCCCTTGCCCGGTCCTATGGCGCCCATGGCGAGACGGTGCGGGAGACGGCGGAGTTCGGGCCCGCCCTCGCCCGGGCCAAGGCCAGCGGCAAGCCGGCGGTGCTGCATCTGCTCCTCGACCCCGAAGCGCTGACGCCGGCGGCCTCGCTGTCTGAGATCCGGGCGGCAGCGGAGGCCGCCAAGGCCTGA
- a CDS encoding universal stress protein, whose product MALKDILALTDLAGDQTASRYAIDLAARCDAHVTGLSLAFEPVVPAFAAAPLPADFIEASRQQALAAAQTSLAAFNELARLGGVKGEGRIADVMTGGPLEPVLRHCRLTDLIVIGQENPDRPEPMRELVIETALFESGVPVLLIPYIGAASPKLENALVAWDGSPTATRAVHAALPMLAMAKKVTVLIVNKGRKMAGEPGADMATYLARHGLNVTVDVVTNPQTSVADTLLNYVSDNGNDLVVMGGYGHSRVREFLFGGATRDILAAMTVPVLMAH is encoded by the coding sequence ATGGCACTGAAGGACATTCTGGCACTCACGGATCTCGCAGGCGACCAGACGGCATCCCGCTACGCAATTGATCTGGCGGCGCGGTGCGACGCCCATGTCACCGGACTTTCGCTGGCCTTCGAGCCGGTCGTGCCCGCCTTTGCCGCAGCGCCGCTGCCGGCCGACTTCATCGAGGCCAGCCGCCAGCAGGCGCTGGCCGCCGCGCAGACCTCGCTGGCCGCCTTCAACGAGCTGGCCCGGCTGGGCGGCGTCAAGGGCGAGGGACGCATCGCCGACGTGATGACGGGCGGGCCGCTGGAGCCGGTGCTGCGCCATTGCCGCCTGACCGACCTGATCGTCATCGGGCAGGAAAACCCGGACCGTCCGGAGCCGATGCGGGAACTGGTGATCGAGACGGCGCTGTTTGAAAGCGGTGTGCCGGTGCTGCTCATTCCCTACATCGGCGCGGCCTCGCCCAAGCTTGAGAACGCGCTCGTCGCCTGGGACGGCAGCCCGACGGCCACCCGGGCCGTGCATGCGGCCCTGCCGATGCTTGCCATGGCCAAGAAGGTGACCGTGCTGATCGTCAACAAGGGCCGCAAGATGGCCGGGGAGCCCGGCGCGGACATGGCGACCTATCTCGCCCGCCACGGCCTGAACGTGACCGTCGACGTGGTGACCAACCCGCAGACCTCGGTCGCCGACACGCTGCTTAACTATGTCAGCGACAATGGCAATGACCTGGTGGTGATGGGCGGCTACGGCCACAGCCGCGTGCGCGAGTTCCTGTTCGGCGGCGCGACCCGCGATATCCTGGCTGCCATGACCGTTCCGGTGCTGATGGCCCACTGA
- a CDS encoding GNAT family N-acetyltransferase has protein sequence MTIRNLEAAFLPRSIVFAGPNRHDPRVLAHLLGRLAAAGHAGPTALVNLPLPDGLPQGGLATADSLAALAFAPDLVVYLGPPEAAEDLVTAAAIAGARCVLLAAPGYDAYPAAVLSACLKAAQPYRLRVIGPGSIGVAAPQAKLDLLLTRDAPLPGDLALIARSSAVVNGIVSWAKARRLGFSGICALGQRSDVDVGDLIDYFAADYRTRAILLHIESLSTPRKFLSAARAAARGKPVVLMRTGRSRDAFATGKTHAGKVTRRDPVFESALRRAGILRVGDLDEMFEAVETLSRVRAPQCRRMAVIANGRSLATLAADRLTEGGGELAGLAPETLALLEPLGRPGSMPGNPLTLPDGATPEAFSAAIAAILSDPAPDGVLVLAAPHPFVEAEAVAGAIATAARADQRRVGRRKTLIAALIGEDPLPRAALDEAKVPVFASPAEAVRAAQHLIRSAEAQDALMAAPPSLPAEFTPDPVRARQMLRRALESGRTMLDPAETAALMAAYDIPMIETHLVTDPAELPALAAAMLTRHAALVVKVWSADLPFKSDVDGIRLRLTTPEAVEAAARELTGRIAAKFPEARIQGLTLQGMVDTRQRLELFTGIADEPLFGPVMVFGQGGTSVEVAADVAHELPPLDLNLADHLIGRTRVARLFPAHRGQPEKDRAAVALTLVKLSQMSIDLPELRELDINPLAVGAEGVVALDARVVLGEPSRQAGRSGTSRLAIAPYPKEWEQTLRLKDGWSVFVRPVRPEDEELFRAFFEHVSPDDLRLRFFAPVKDFNHKFLSRLTQLDYDRAMALAALDPQSGDLLGVVRLHADPDHRTGEYAVMVRSDLKGRGLGWALMKLIIRYAQVDGIETIKGEVLKENTSMLAMCGALGFAITTSPDDAAIAIVTLAVTQAAAQLEAD, from the coding sequence GTGACGATCCGCAACCTGGAAGCCGCCTTCTTGCCCAGGAGCATCGTCTTCGCCGGCCCCAACCGCCACGATCCGCGCGTGCTGGCGCATCTGCTCGGCCGCCTCGCGGCCGCCGGACATGCCGGGCCGACGGCGCTGGTGAACCTGCCCCTGCCTGACGGACTGCCGCAGGGAGGGCTCGCCACCGCAGACAGCCTGGCCGCCCTTGCCTTTGCCCCGGATCTCGTCGTCTATCTCGGGCCACCGGAGGCGGCGGAGGATCTCGTCACCGCTGCCGCCATTGCCGGGGCGCGCTGTGTCCTGCTGGCGGCGCCGGGCTATGATGCCTATCCGGCCGCCGTGCTGTCGGCCTGCCTGAAGGCGGCGCAGCCCTATCGCCTGCGCGTGATCGGGCCGGGCAGCATCGGCGTGGCGGCACCCCAGGCGAAGCTGGACCTGCTGCTGACCCGCGACGCACCGCTGCCGGGCGACCTGGCGCTGATTGCCCGCTCGAGCGCGGTGGTGAATGGCATCGTCTCCTGGGCCAAGGCCCGGCGGCTCGGCTTTTCCGGCATCTGCGCCCTCGGGCAGCGGTCGGATGTGGATGTGGGCGACCTGATCGACTATTTCGCCGCCGACTACCGGACCCGGGCGATCCTGCTGCACATCGAGAGCCTCAGCACCCCGCGCAAGTTCCTGTCCGCTGCCCGTGCGGCTGCCCGCGGCAAGCCGGTGGTGCTGATGCGCACCGGCCGCAGCCGCGACGCCTTCGCCACCGGCAAGACCCATGCCGGCAAGGTGACGCGCCGTGATCCGGTGTTCGAGAGCGCCCTGCGCCGGGCCGGCATCCTGCGGGTCGGCGATCTCGACGAGATGTTCGAGGCAGTCGAAACGCTGTCGCGGGTGCGGGCGCCGCAATGCCGGCGGATGGCCGTGATCGCCAATGGCCGCAGCCTGGCGACGCTGGCGGCCGACCGGCTGACGGAGGGCGGCGGCGAACTGGCCGGGCTCGCGCCGGAGACGCTCGCGCTGCTGGAGCCGCTCGGACGCCCCGGGTCGATGCCCGGCAACCCGCTGACGCTGCCGGACGGGGCGACGCCGGAGGCCTTCTCCGCCGCCATCGCCGCGATCCTTTCCGATCCGGCCCCCGACGGCGTGCTGGTGCTGGCCGCGCCCCATCCCTTCGTCGAGGCCGAGGCGGTGGCCGGCGCGATCGCCACGGCGGCAAGGGCGGACCAGCGCCGGGTGGGCCGGCGCAAGACCCTGATCGCGGCGCTGATCGGCGAGGACCCGCTGCCCCGCGCGGCCCTCGACGAGGCGAAAGTGCCGGTCTTCGCCAGCCCGGCCGAGGCCGTGCGTGCGGCGCAGCACCTGATCCGCAGCGCCGAGGCGCAGGACGCCTTGATGGCCGCCCCGCCGAGCCTGCCGGCCGAGTTCACGCCGGACCCCGTGCGGGCGCGGCAGATGCTGCGGCGGGCCCTGGAGAGCGGGCGGACCATGCTGGACCCGGCAGAGACCGCCGCGCTGATGGCCGCCTATGACATCCCGATGATCGAGACGCATCTGGTGACCGACCCGGCGGAGCTGCCCGCCCTGGCGGCGGCGATGCTGACCCGGCATGCGGCGCTGGTGGTCAAGGTCTGGTCGGCCGACCTGCCGTTCAAGTCGGATGTCGACGGCATCCGGCTGCGCCTGACCACGCCGGAGGCGGTGGAGGCGGCGGCGCGCGAGCTGACCGGACGCATCGCTGCCAAGTTCCCCGAGGCCCGCATCCAGGGCCTGACGCTGCAGGGCATGGTCGACACGCGGCAGCGGCTGGAGCTGTTCACCGGCATTGCCGACGAACCGCTGTTCGGCCCGGTGATGGTGTTCGGCCAGGGCGGCACCTCGGTCGAGGTCGCGGCGGACGTGGCGCACGAGCTGCCGCCGCTCGACCTCAACCTCGCCGATCACCTGATCGGGCGGACCCGCGTCGCCCGACTGTTTCCGGCGCACCGGGGCCAGCCGGAAAAGGACCGCGCCGCCGTGGCGCTGACGCTGGTGAAGCTGTCGCAGATGTCGATCGACCTGCCGGAGCTGCGCGAACTGGACATCAATCCGCTCGCGGTCGGCGCCGAGGGTGTCGTGGCGCTCGACGCCCGGGTGGTGCTGGGCGAACCCTCGCGCCAGGCCGGCCGCAGCGGCACCTCGCGGCTTGCCATCGCCCCCTACCCGAAGGAGTGGGAACAGACCCTGCGGCTCAAGGACGGCTGGAGCGTGTTCGTCCGCCCGGTGCGGCCGGAGGACGAGGAGCTGTTCCGGGCCTTCTTCGAGCATGTGTCGCCGGACGACCTGCGCCTGCGGTTCTTTGCCCCGGTGAAGGACTTCAATCACAAGTTCCTGTCGCGCCTGACCCAGCTCGACTATGACCGGGCCATGGCGCTGGCCGCGCTTGACCCGCAAAGCGGAGACCTGCTGGGTGTCGTGCGGCTGCATGCCGACCCCGACCACCGCACCGGCGAGTATGCCGTGATGGTGCGGTCCGACCTGAAGGGCCGCGGCCTCGGCTGGGCGCTGATGAAGCTCATCATCCGCTACGCGCAGGTGGACGGGATCGAGACGATCAAGGGCGAGGTGCTGAAGGAAAACACCAGCATGCTGGCCATGTGCGGCGCCCTCGGCTTTGCCATCACGACCTCGCCGGACGATGCGGCAATCGCCATCGTGACCCTGGCGGTCACCCAGGCCGCCGCCCAGCTCGAGGCCGACTGA